Proteins encoded within one genomic window of Amycolatopsis nigrescens CSC17Ta-90:
- a CDS encoding ATP-binding protein, protein MSRARADRNGEVQVNERPSPPSNDIGAHDDIELRLGADLVHLPIIRSVAGTVATRADFDLDAIADLRLAVDEACSTLITSALPGSTMVCRFVIRDGELRFTGAVVSNRSEAPSTATFGWRVLTTLTDSADGWVTSNGVGNLVHIELAKRKPVVGA, encoded by the coding sequence ATGAGCCGAGCGAGAGCAGACCGGAACGGCGAGGTGCAAGTGAACGAACGGCCATCCCCGCCGTCGAACGACATCGGCGCACACGACGACATCGAACTGCGCCTCGGCGCGGATCTGGTGCATCTGCCGATCATCCGCTCGGTGGCGGGCACGGTGGCCACCCGCGCGGACTTCGACCTCGACGCCATCGCGGATCTGCGGCTGGCCGTGGACGAAGCCTGCTCCACCCTGATCACCAGCGCGCTACCCGGCAGCACGATGGTCTGCCGGTTCGTCATCCGCGACGGCGAGCTGCGGTTCACCGGCGCGGTGGTGTCGAACCGGTCGGAGGCGCCGAGCACCGCGACCTTCGGGTGGCGGGTGCTGACCACGTTGACCGACTCGGCGGACGGGTGGGTCACCAGCAACGGAGTCGGCAACCTGGTGCACATCGAGCTGGCCAAGAGAAAGCCGGTGGTCGGAGCGTGA